The Flavobacteriales bacterium region TGTCGGCACCACGACCGGTGGAGGTGAGCACGGGGAGCAGCGCAATGATGGTGGTGGCCGTGGTCATGATGGCCGGACGTATTCGCTTCTTTCCTGCGATGAGCACTGCGTCCCGCACCTCTGAGATGGTCTTAGGTCGGTTTCGAGCAAAACTCTGATCCAAATAGGTGCCCATCAGCACTCCATCGTCCGTGGCAATACCGAAGAGGGCAATGAATCCGACCCAGACAGCCACACTCAAATTGACAGTGTGCATCTGGAACAACTCACGCAGATTCGACCCGAAGATCCCAAAGTCCAAGAACCAGGTCTGACCATAGGCCCAAAGCATCAGGAAGGCACCACTGAAGGCCATGGCGATACCTGCGAAGATCATGAGCGATGTACTCACCGATCGGAATTGGAAGTAGAGGATGAGGAAGATCACAAGGAGCACAATGGGCACGATGATCGACAGTCGCTTTTCGGCCCGGATCTGATTCTCATAGCTACCCGAGAATTTGTAGCTGATGCCTGCAGGTACCGTGAGTTCACCTGAATCGATCTTCGCTTGGATAAAGGCCTGCGCATCTTCTACCACATCGACTTCAGCAAACTCCTGTCGCTTGTCGAAGAGCACGTAGCCCACTAAGAATGTCTCTTCGCTTCGGATCATCTGTGGGCCGCGCACATACTCCATGTCTACAAGTTCGCCCAGCGGCACTTGGGCTCCTACGGGTGTGGGAACATAGATCCTGCTCAGGGCCTCTGGATCATCTCGCAGCTCACGCGGATAACGCACACGGATGGGAAACCGTTCTCTACCCTCCACGGTGGAACTGATCTGCATACCACCAATGGCCGTTTCTATGGTACGCTGCACATCCTCGATGCTCAGCCCATATCGCCCGATGGCATCACGGTCGATGTTGAGATGGAGGTAGGGTTTACCGACAATCCGATCTGCAAAAACAGCTTCCGTTTTGACCGAAGGCACCTCTTTAAGTATCGTCTCCAACTCTCGTCCAAATCCTTCGATCGTGCTCAGGTCGGGGCCATAGACCTTGATTCCCATGGGCGCGCGCATGCCCGTCTGCAGCATGACCAATCGGGTCTCGATAGGCTGGAGTTTCGGAGCCGAAGTGACTCCGGGTATCTTGGTGACCTTCACTATCTCCTGCCAGATATCGTCCGGTGAATTGATACTCGACCGCCAGTTCCTGAAGAATCGACCCCGATCATCGCTGATCAGATCGGCCATTGAAATACCATTCTCCAAGGCCTTGTCTTGTGAAAGCGTGTCGCCATGACTGAGGATGAATCGATCTTCTTTATCTACCTTGAAACGCGTGCGATGTCCTTTGGCATCGACCATATATTCCGGCTTATAATTGATGATGTTCTCATACATGGAGATGGGCGCAGGATCCAATGCCGATTCTACGCGGCCCATTTTCCCTACGGCCAATTCCACCTCAGGGATATTGGCCAAGAGCATATCCAGTTGCTGTACGACCTTTTTATTCTGTTCCACTCCTGCGTGCGGCATGGAAGTGGGCATGAGTAGGAAACTCCCTTCGTCCAAAGCGGGCATGAATTCCTTACCCATTCCAGGAAAGGTGTGCGCCATCGTAGACCAAGGGCTGGAAGCACGGATGTTCCAACCCACTTTTTCAGCAGCAGAGGCAATGACACCGAAGGTGCGGTCAAAGCCTATCCAGACGATGAGGCCGAAGAACATGGTGACGATCGGGACGACCAAGAACGTCCGTTTATGCGCCAGGCACCAGCGGAGAATGCGTTCGTAATTGC contains the following coding sequences:
- a CDS encoding efflux RND transporter permease subunit, whose translation is AGEWLPLGASRSGLLNFVFVALILILILGAFLLLERNYERILRWCLAHKRTFLVVPIVTMFFGLIVWIGFDRTFGVIASAAEKVGWNIRASSPWSTMAHTFPGMGKEFMPALDEGSFLLMPTSMPHAGVEQNKKVVQQLDMLLANIPEVELAVGKMGRVESALDPAPISMYENIINYKPEYMVDAKGHRTRFKVDKEDRFILSHGDTLSQDKALENGISMADLISDDRGRFFRNWRSSINSPDDIWQEIVKVTKIPGVTSAPKLQPIETRLVMLQTGMRAPMGIKVYGPDLSTIEGFGRELETILKEVPSVKTEAVFADRIVGKPYLHLNIDRDAIGRYGLSIEDVQRTIETAIGGMQISSTVEGRERFPIRVRYPRELRDDPEALSRIYVPTPVGAQVPLGELVDMEYVRGPQMIRSEETFLVGYVLFDKRQEFAEVDVVEDAQAFIQAKIDSGELTVPAGISYKFSGSYENQIRAEKRLSIIVPIVLLVIFLILYFQFRSVSTSLMIFAGIAMAFSGAFLMLWAYGQTWFLDFGIFGSNLRELFQMHTVNLSVAVWVGFIALFGIATDDGVLMGTYLDQSFARNRPKTISEVRDAVLIAGKKRIRPAIMTTATTIIALLPVLTSTGRGADIMIPMAIPAFGGMIVACITYFITPVLYSHREARNLKSQAS